In Roseovarius arcticus, the genomic stretch AACAGCAGCGCCGGCGGCTTTGGCTTCAAGCTTTGCGACTTGGGCCCTCCATTCGGCGAGTTGGCTTTCATACTTCTCAAATTGAACATCTGATGTAGTCATGTGCTTGTCTCCTTGGTGATATCGACCTAAGTGCCAATGCGGCCCATCCGAGCCTCCTAAGAGTAGGGATTTCTGAAAGTAACACGCCGATCAGACCCCGCACTGATGTCGATCAGGCCGCCAAAACCCTGACTTGGGTCTCACCACAAGGGTCATTGGAGACCATCCGCAGCGATGCTACCGATAAACAATCCCGCCGTCGGCAATGATTGCCTGCCCTGTCACGTAGTCAGAGTCCGGGCCCGCGAGGTAGGAAACCAATGCGGCGACATCGTCTGGTGTCTGCGCCCGCCCCAATGCAATGCCACCCACGTACTTTTCATAAGTCTCGCCAATCGGGGTGCCGGTCAATTCAGAGAAACGCTTGTCAATCTCGACCCACATATCCGTTCCCACAATGCCGGGGCAGTAGGCGTTCACCGTGATGCCTTCGCTGGCATATTCCTTCGCCGCAGCTTGCGTCAGCGCACGGACAGCAAACTTCGTCGCCGAATAGACACCAAGCATCTCAAAGCCATCGTGCCCTGCTATGGACGATGCATTGATAATTTTGCCTTTGTGACCCAAGGACTTGAACTTGGCAGCAGCAGCCTGAATACCCCAGAGAACGCCTTGGATGTTGATTTTCAGGATAAGGTCCACGTCTTCCGGTTTGACATCCGCAATCGGATCGACCTGCGCGATACCGGCGTTGTTAACCATGATGTCGAGCCCGCCAAGCGTTTTTTCGACATGCTCGACCGCGGCATAAACCTCGGCTCGGTCGCTGACATCCGCTTTGAAGGTTGCCACCTTGCGGCCAAGCCCTTCGATCTCATTAGCGACTTCGGCCATCTTTTCTTCATTGATATCGACAATCGCGATGTCGCCGCCGTCCTTTGCCAAACGTAAAGCAATGCCACGTCCGATCCCTTGGCCAGCGCCGGTCACAAGTGCCACTTTTCCCTTGATTGTCATTCTTGATTTCTCCTCTTAGCTTCACGCGTCTGAGCAGTCGAACCCGACTGTCACGTCTCCACCTAATCAGAAAAGAGGTCGCCTTGAGCTAACACCGATCAAGCCTTGGGTAACCACTGCCTTGCCTGAACTCAGACCCGTCTGAGTCAATCTGGTTCAGATGATCGCAGAATGAGCGCACCAATCGTCGCGGCTATGACCGACGCAATCAGCACTGCAAGCTTGACCGAGTTCACTGCCGCGCCGTCAAAGGCTGCTGTGGCGATGAAAATCGACATTGTGAAACCGATGCCTGCAAGGCAGCCGCCACCGATCATGTGCCGCCATGTCATGCCGGACGGGAGGTCCACGATGCCCGTTTTTACGGCCAACCAGCAAATAAAAACGATGCCAAGAGGTTTGCCGATGATCAGGCCCGCCATGACACCCAGAACTTCGGGTGTCGTCACATCAAATGATTTCCCGTAGAAAACGATCCCCGTGTTGAAGAACGCGAACAGCGGTAAGATCAGAAAGTTGGACCACCCTTCAAGCGCATGTTGCAGGTGATAGCCCGGCTCGCGCAGACGATCCAGCGCCTGTTGCAACAGGTGCAGAGACCGCGAAGAAACCGTCGCTGGAGACGTTTTTGCTACACGAAGCTCACGGTCAAACAAGGCGGATGTCTGTGCCGCCGCACCGGCGATATTTCCTGTGCGTCTGGACGGGATCGCGGCAGCAGTCAGTACACCGGCCAACGTCGCATGCAACCCGGACTCGTGCACGAAGAACCACAGCACCACACCCAAAATCAGATAGGGCGCACGCGCGTATACCTTGACCCTGTTCATGACAAGCATGGTTGCAAAGCCGCCACCGGCGATCAGCAATGGTTCGGCATTGATCCCCTCGCTATAGAAAACCGCGATCACAAGGATCGCGCCCAGATCATCTGCAATCGCAAGGGCCGTGATGAACACCTTGAGCGCCGGGGGAATACGGTCCCCAAGCAAGGCCAAAATCCCAAGTGTGAAGGCAATATCGGTGGCCATCGGCACGCCCCAGCCGTGCGCACTTGGATGATCCCAATTGAACGCCAGATAAATCAATGCCGGAGCTGCCATGCCACCTATCGCGCCCAGAAGGGGCAACGAGGCTTTGGAGAGTTCAGACAATTCACCGTCCACAAACTCGCGCTTGATCTCGATGCCAACCAACAGGAAAAACACAGCCATCAAGCCATCATTGACCCAAGCCTGCGCCGACAACGCAAACGTGGCTTCACCAATGCCTATGGAAATAATCAAGTCGCGCAGACGCTCATAGGCCGCGTCAAAGCCGACATTGACCATGATCAGTGCGGAAAAGGTCGCAAGGATCAATGCCATCCCTGCAGAGGCTGCCCAATTTTGGAATTCCGCGCCCGCCCGCATGATCCGGTGTCCCAGCGGCTTTTCAAGCGCTTCCATCAAAGACGCCTCGTCCCATGCCCCCTGATAAATGCGGCCATCAATGATCAGCCCACTATGATCCTCAAGACCCGCCTTCTTGGCAGCCGCCCGATCTTGCGTGACGCGATCCCATGTCTCGTCAGATCGAAAGTCGGCCCGGAAGCGTTTAACGTCGAGACCGATTTCCTGCGCCATACGCTCGACATCTTGCTTTTCGATCTCGCCGGAATGCTCAAGCAGCGCGCTATGCATGTCCAGGTAATTGCCTTGCCAGCCCGCAGCGACGGCCGCGCGCGCCGTGAGGTCCCGTTGGTCAGATTGGTTGGCGCAAGGGGCCTGACGGAATGCAACGACCGCCTGGTCTTGGTAAAGGTCTTGCGCAGCGGCCCGCATTATATCGCGCACCACGGATGTGTAGTTGAAAGTGTAGTCGACATACCAGACGAGTTTCGACCGGCCGTTCACGGAGCCGGCGGTGAAATCGCGACTGGGATCAATTGGACTATCCGTCCTGCGCATCATGGCATCCTGAAACTAATTTGGCTCAGCAGTAAGCAATTTCGAACCATTGGCCTTAGCGGATGATATCGCTATCCGAGGTCTTCTTGCGCACCCCGCCGACTGTCGCTGCAGCTATGGGAGCAGCATCATTTCCCCAAGCTTGCCGGACAAAGGTTGCCAATGCTGCCACTTCATCATCAGACAACCGATCACGGAACGGCGGCATCCGCAATCTGGACGGACGTGTCGCGGTCGACGGCAGCTGCGCCCCATTTAGGATCACATGCAGGAACCCGTCCGGTTCGTCCGCCAGCACGGTCGAATTGCCCACCAGTTCGGGGAACACCTCGTCAGCACCCATTCCGGTATTGAAGTGGCAGGCGTTGCAGTTGTCGAGATAGAGCCGCGCGCCGAGCTCCATATCCGGTGACGCCGCCAGCAGCATCGCGGCGGTCTCGGTGTCAGCCGGATCGGCAGAGGCCAAAGCGGGGGTATCCAACGCGTCATCGTCGGTCGCCACATGGCGCAGATACCTTGCCACAGCAGTGACGTCCGCATCGGTCATGTATTGCAGCGACTCATCGACGACGAGGGCCATTTCCCCAGCAACGCCGCTGTGAGCATTGCGCCCGGACTGAAGGAAAGCCACCATCTGTGCCTCGTCCCACATCGCAGACGCGCTTCCGGGGCCACGCAACGCAGGGACCGCCCAACCGTCGATTATACCGCCTGACAGGAATGCGCTGTCGTCGGGCGTATATCCCGATTGGACAAAAAGTGCAGTGCGCGGGCTGTGGCAGGCGCTGCAATGGCCCGGCCCTTCCACCAGATAGGCGCCCCTGTCGAGAACCGCATCGCCGTAGCGCGGCGCAAAGCCCGCGTCCTTATAAGCGACCCATTTCCATAGCCGCAGGCCCCAGCGCTGATTGAAAGGAAAGGAAAGCTCCGTCTCGGGCGGGTCGTTGGCGACCGGCTCCACGTCGTTCATCAGGTAGTCGTAAAGGCTGCCGATATCCGCCTCGCTCAGCTTGCGGTAGTTGGCCGAAGGCATGGCGGGATAAAGGTGGCGCCCTTCCTCGTCGATCCCGTCGTAAAGTGCTGCGCGAAAATCCGCCAAAGTCCAATCACCGATGCCATGCTCGGGATCAGGCGTGATGTTTGATGAATAGATCGTGCCAAGTGGACTTTCGATCGGATAGCCGCCCGCGAAAGGTTCGCGGTCCTTGGCAGTGTGGCACGCCGCGCAATCGGCCAGCCGCATCACGTATTCGCCCGAACCGGAAACGACGATGTCGTCTGCCGCCAGATGAACCTGCGCGGGCGTTCGTTGCACAGGGACGAAAATGATGGCGAAAAGGACGACCACCGCCACCACGACCAATGCGCCAACGCCGCGCAGGACCTTGCCCATAAGAGTCATACCAGTGGTCCCGGATTGGAGAGATATTTCGTGCGGATCGCATCGAGCGTCCAGTAGGCAAGTCCGCCGAGCAACCCGGTGGGATTGTACTGGATGTTCTGCGGGAACGACCCCGCCCCCAGCGCAAAGACGTTATGTGCGTCCCATGCCTGTTGATAGGGATTGAGCACCGACGTGGTCGGATCGTCCCCCATCGCCGTGCCGCCGACGTTGTGTGTCGACTGGTAGGGGCGCACGTCGTAATGCGATCCCGCTGCCTTATAGGACGATCTATAGGACGTGGGATTCATCGCCTCGACGATCGGTTCGATCTTAGATTTCATGAACTGGGTCATGCGGATGTCGTTGTCTTTCCAGTCGAAGGTCATCCGCATCAGGGGACGTCCGTGTTTGTCGGTATAGGTGGGATCAAGGTCGAGGTAGCAATCCCGATAGGCCATGTTCGACCCGTGCGATCCGACGCTCATCGCATGGCCGTACCAATCCTTGACTCCCTGCTTCCAACCCGCACCCCACGCGGGCACGCCTGCAGGCAACGACATGGACCGGATCGGCTGGCCGTTGGATTGCCCGGAATTGATATAGCTACCGCCGATGAAACCTTCGGCTGCAAAATCAATCTGGTTGGTCGCAAAATCGTCGATGACATATGCCGTCGATCCCGAGCCGATAAACGGATTGAATTCGACATCCTCAAAATACGCGCTGGTGCCACCGGTCATTTGATAGGAGTAGTTACGTCCTGTGACACCGGTCCCTGTCGCCGGATCGTAGGGCTCGCCGATCCCCGATAGCAGGCACAGGTGGGTATTGTGCAGCGAATAGGCCGCCATGATGACCAAGTCGGCGGGTTGAAAGACCTCTTCCTGCGCGGATTCATCAAAATAGGTCACGCCAGTCGCCGTCTTGCCATCCTCGGCCAATTCGACCTTCAGAACCTCGCAATGGGTGCGGTAGCTGAAATTCTCATAGCGCTTCAGCGCGTCGAGAATGCAAGTCTGCGGTGAGGATTTGGAATAGTTGAGGCAACCATAGCGCTCGCAGAAACCGCAGTAATTACAGGGACCAAGTTGCATTCCGTACTCGTTGACATAAGCCTCGCTGGCATTGGCGGCGGGCATCGGAAACGGATGTAACCCCATCGCCTCGGCCTGATCGCGGAACATGCGCGGCCCCAGTTGCATCTGGAGGGGCGGCATCGGGAAATCACGTGCGCGCGGTGCCTCAAACGGGTTGCCGCCTGGCACGATCGCGCCCTTGATATTCCCTGCCTGACCGGAAATTCCCAGCATATATTCAAAGCGGTCGAAATAGGGCTCGAGTTCGTCGTAGGTGACGCCCCAGTCCTGAATCGTCATGCCGTCGGGGATGATAGCGGCCCCGAACGTCTCAGAAACGTAGGATTTCAATCGCAATTCCTCGGCCAAGGGTCGCCAAGTGTTGCCGTTCCAATGAACACCTGCGCCCCCTACCCCATCGCCCGGCAAAAACGACCCCAAATGCCGCATTGGCAGGGCGGTATCTTGTGTGCCGTGCCGCAGGGTCAGCGTCGAATTGACAGGCTTTTGCATGAAGCCGTACCGCACTCCGTAGCGTAACTCGTCTGCCACGTTGGGGTATTGAAAGTCGGGCACCGTGTCCCGATCCGCGCCGCGTTCAAGTGCGAGAATTTCAAGGCCTTCCTTAGCCAGTTCGATGCCTGCCATCGACCCGGTCCATCCAAGCCCGATGATAACGACGTCTTTTTTGGGGTCTGTGCGTGCCATCGTTCAGGTCCTTTCGCCAGCGATCGACACGGGGCCGAGCGGGTAAGCGACATTGTCCATCGCGGGATCGTTCCATTCGAGAAAGCTGGCCCGCGCGCCTGGAAAGCCGATATGAACCCATCCCGACATGCCATGATTGCCGCCGTAACGCGGGTCGCTGAAATAGCCTTCTTTGGTGTTCTGAAGCAGAACATCAAAGAAATCGCGCAAGGCGTCCGGCAGATTAACTTCACCGCCGTCGAGCGCAGTCAGCGAAGCGTCCTGCGCAACTGGGTCCAGTTCGGCAAATGCCGCGCCCTTGTTCTCGCGGCACCAATCGTCGAACGCCTTGATGCCATCGCGATAGATCTGCGCGGGCGACAGCGACGATTGAAAGCCCAAAAGCGGATCCGCCCCTGGGTCGTGCGGACCCTTCATGTACCAGTCGGCAGCGGTGCCAAAATCATCGGCAAGCTGGCGGTCGATGAACACCGCAACACGTGCCTCGGCGGCACCCGGCCCTTCGCCTTCCGACGGGATAAGTCGCGATGTCGCGGCCTGTACAAATGCCCATTCTTCAGCTGAAAAAGCTGTTGGTATGTAATCGGTGAGCGCCGGAACCGTAGCTTGCCCAAAAACGGGCCGCGCCAGAGACACAAGTGCCGTACCGGCCAGGCCAGATGCCATGAACCCGCGTCTCGATGGAGTGAAATCCTGTGTCGACATTTATATACCACCTTCCGGTCGCGGCCCACCTCATGTCCATGAGAAGGAACTCTACATTTAATTGCTGCAACGGTTACGAGACCGAAGCGCTCCGACATATATTGGTGGCACCCTTCAAAGGTGCCTTGCTGCCCGCCGGATACAACCGCCGTGTCTCCATCAGATCATAAAAGGGGTCGCCATGGCCTAACCTCGATCAGTCTCCTGTTGTCAAACGTGTCGTAGACATAACCCAACCATGGCGATGCCTGACCATTGTCGCCGCTATTGCGGATTATAATCCCTTACGGGGAATGCAGCCGGATCAAGACGCCATGTCCCGACCTCACAATGGGAAACAAGAAACCGGGCTGATGCCCTTGAAAGAGGAAGACCAAAATGAAAAATGTCTCAGCAGGCCTTGTCGCCGGATTCGTTGCAACTGTCGTCCTGTCAGCGATGATGGTTGTCAAAGGTATGATGGGCGTGATGCCCGAACTGGATGTCGCCGCAATGATCGGCATGATGATGGGCGCGTCCGTCGCAGTCGGATGGATCATCCACTTCATGATCGGCACAATTGCATGGGGCGGCGGATTTGCCCTGCTTTACGATGTGATCCCCGGAGGCAGTGCTGTTGGTAAGGGCATTGTCTTTGGTGTGGCTGCATGGCTTGGCATGATGATCGTCGTGATGCCAATGGCGGGTGCCGGATTTTTCGGCATGAATTTGGGCGTGATGGCACCAATTATGACGTTATTGCTCCACATTGTGTACGGAGCCGTCTTGGGCGGCGTCTACGGCATGCTCCTGCAGCGCCGAACGCTCAACGCAGCATGACTTCGCCGCACTTTTTCTCATATCGGCCTGTCCAACGCGAATATTGATGCGTTGTAGTGTTTTACACTGGCGTTCTTGGTTTCTATGCAAAGGCATAGTCCAGACTGTCACCGACAGCATCTTCGCCATGGATGAGTTCGACCCCGCCTACGCGCATCTTGCGAAGGGACATGCCGTTGGCAAGGTCGTCATTGGAGCCGGAAACCGAGAGATGCGCGCCAAGATCAATAGGGCGTCTGGTCGCGTCAATCATCAGGGAGGACACATGTCAGATCAAGATTTTCAGGCTATCGGTGCCGCCCAACAGCGTGACCGAGCGCTGTCAAGATGGGCCAATGAGGGAGGCTCGGGTCAATGCGGTCGTGAAACCGATTTGGCATCCGGTCGTGTTCAAGCGGAAATGCCTTCGGTCGATAATGCCCAGATGGGCCTCCTTCATATCCGGGTGATTGCTCTGGAGAACCTGGTCATCGCCTTGTTGGCAACCGCATCAGGTCCGCAGTTAGAACTGGCACGCGACATGGCGCGTACCATTGAGCCCCGGATCGGTGCTAGCCCTCATCCTCTGACGATCCGCGCCGCATCCCACGTGAATGATCTTATCGAGCGATCTGCGCGGTTCCGCGCAACGACACCTATTGGAGCTGAGAACTGACCCGTTCCATGAGGGCGCTGCTCCGATCACCATCACACTGGGACGGATGCCCATAAGTTAAAGGCCCTAAACCCTTCGGCCTCTCCCCTTACAGGCATGATGAGACTGTTTACGCCACCTGCAAACAGCAAGAATGCTGATCCCATCAAAAGGGCTGTCAGTGGTAGAAAGCTTCTTATCATTGTCCAAGTTCTCCCTGTCACGACCATTGAATACGTGATCGGCGAGAGGAGTCTTTACCTTTGGAAATCGCTTTGATTTCCGTTCCGTGAAACCATGATACGACTACTGAGACTTCGTCAGACTTGTCTGCCAGCTATTTGCTATCGCTCTGTCGACACTGGATCAGAGAAATCGACACTGGGACCTAACATCGATCAGTCCCCCATCGTCCAACGTGATGTAGGGATCACGAAGATGTGGCGATGCCACTCCTTTATCACCGAACCAAAGACACATCGCTTCCCGCGCTCGGTCACCGGTCGCTTGGCCTTACATTACCGACAGGAGATCATTATTCATGTCCCAATCCCTGACAATTAACCGCCAACTCGTGCTGGCCGAACGGCCACAGGGCGAACCCAACAAAGACACCCTGCGCCTTGAAACGAGCACCGTACCTAAACCTGCGCCGGGCCAGATACTGTTGCGCACCGAATACCTGTCGCTTGATCCCTACATGCGCGGCCGGATGAGCGACGCGCCCTCTTACGCGGCACCTGTAGCTTTGGGCGCAGTGATGGAAGGTGGCACAGTCGCACAGGTCGTCGTCTCGCATCTGGAGGGGTTCAACCCAGGTGACTGGGTGCTGTGCGCGAATGGCTGGCAAGATTTCGCGGTTTCGGATGGAGAAGGTGTCACCGTCCTTGGCCCTGATCTTGCGCATCCATCATGGGCGCTAGGGATTATGGGAATGCCGGGATTTACAGCCTGGGCAGGCTTGACCCAGATCGGACTGCCAAAGCCGGACGAGACTGTTTGCGTGGCGGCGGCAACCGGGCCGGTTGGTGCCACGGTCGGGCAGATTGCCAAGCTGATGGGATGCACTGTCGTGGGCATCGCAGGCGGCGCAGAGAAGTGTGCTTTTGCCGTCAATGACTTGGGGTTTGACGCCTGTATCGACCATAAATCAGATGGGTTTGCCAACCAGCTGAAAGCTGCCACGCCCAAGGGCATCGACGTCTATTTCGAAAATGTTGGCGGTGCTGTGTTTGACGCTGTTCTGCCACTGCTTAACACTGCGGCCCGCATTCCGCTCTGTGGCCTCGTGTCGGGCTACAATGCCACTGCCTTACCGACCGGGCCGGACCGGATGGGCTGGCTTATGGGTCAAATCCTGCGAAAGCGCCTGACCATGCGAGGCTTCATCATCTTTCAGGATTTCGGGCATCTCTACCCTGAGTTTGCCACCGCGATGACCGACTGGCTTGCGGCCGGCAAGATTCACTACCGAGAAGAGGTGATCGAGGGTCTGGAAGCTGCGCCGCGTGCGTTCATCGGCCTGCTGCGTGGGGAGAGTTTTGGCAAACGGGTGATCCATGTGGGTCCCGAAAAAATGATCGAAAACAAGGAAGGCGTAATATGAATGTCCTGAAGGTTCTGACGTCGCACGATGCCTTTGGCGATACAGGCATGTAACCGGTTTCTGATTGGAAGAACTTGCGGAACCCTACTATGTTCTGAGTGACACCGACAGCAGATGACGCTGGAGGATTGGAATGAATTTGGCGGAAACCATGCTTTCATCTGTGGCGCTGTTGATTAGCGGTTTGACGCTGGCGGCTGTCCTTTGGTCAGT encodes the following:
- the nhaA gene encoding Na+/H+ antiporter NhaA yields the protein MRRTDSPIDPSRDFTAGSVNGRSKLVWYVDYTFNYTSVVRDIMRAAAQDLYQDQAVVAFRQAPCANQSDQRDLTARAAVAAGWQGNYLDMHSALLEHSGEIEKQDVERMAQEIGLDVKRFRADFRSDETWDRVTQDRAAAKKAGLEDHSGLIIDGRIYQGAWDEASLMEALEKPLGHRIMRAGAEFQNWAASAGMALILATFSALIMVNVGFDAAYERLRDLIISIGIGEATFALSAQAWVNDGLMAVFFLLVGIEIKREFVDGELSELSKASLPLLGAIGGMAAPALIYLAFNWDHPSAHGWGVPMATDIAFTLGILALLGDRIPPALKVFITALAIADDLGAILVIAVFYSEGINAEPLLIAGGGFATMLVMNRVKVYARAPYLILGVVLWFFVHESGLHATLAGVLTAAAIPSRRTGNIAGAAAQTSALFDRELRVAKTSPATVSSRSLHLLQQALDRLREPGYHLQHALEGWSNFLILPLFAFFNTGIVFYGKSFDVTTPEVLGVMAGLIIGKPLGIVFICWLAVKTGIVDLPSGMTWRHMIGGGCLAGIGFTMSIFIATAAFDGAAVNSVKLAVLIASVIAATIGALILRSSEPD
- a CDS encoding GMC family oxidoreductase is translated as MARTDPKKDVVIIGLGWTGSMAGIELAKEGLEILALERGADRDTVPDFQYPNVADELRYGVRYGFMQKPVNSTLTLRHGTQDTALPMRHLGSFLPGDGVGGAGVHWNGNTWRPLAEELRLKSYVSETFGAAIIPDGMTIQDWGVTYDELEPYFDRFEYMLGISGQAGNIKGAIVPGGNPFEAPRARDFPMPPLQMQLGPRMFRDQAEAMGLHPFPMPAANASEAYVNEYGMQLGPCNYCGFCERYGCLNYSKSSPQTCILDALKRYENFSYRTHCEVLKVELAEDGKTATGVTYFDESAQEEVFQPADLVIMAAYSLHNTHLCLLSGIGEPYDPATGTGVTGRNYSYQMTGGTSAYFEDVEFNPFIGSGSTAYVIDDFATNQIDFAAEGFIGGSYINSGQSNGQPIRSMSLPAGVPAWGAGWKQGVKDWYGHAMSVGSHGSNMAYRDCYLDLDPTYTDKHGRPLMRMTFDWKDNDIRMTQFMKSKIEPIVEAMNPTSYRSSYKAAGSHYDVRPYQSTHNVGGTAMGDDPTTSVLNPYQQAWDAHNVFALGAGSFPQNIQYNPTGLLGGLAYWTLDAIRTKYLSNPGPLV
- a CDS encoding acetoin reductase; this encodes MTIKGKVALVTGAGQGIGRGIALRLAKDGGDIAIVDINEEKMAEVANEIEGLGRKVATFKADVSDRAEVYAAVEHVEKTLGGLDIMVNNAGIAQVDPIADVKPEDVDLILKINIQGVLWGIQAAAAKFKSLGHKGKIINASSIAGHDGFEMLGVYSATKFAVRALTQAAAKEYASEGITVNAYCPGIVGTDMWVEIDKRFSELTGTPIGETYEKYVGGIALGRAQTPDDVAALVSYLAGPDSDYVTGQAIIADGGIVYR
- a CDS encoding cytochrome c, producing MTLMGKVLRGVGALVVVAVVVLFAIIFVPVQRTPAQVHLAADDIVVSGSGEYVMRLADCAACHTAKDREPFAGGYPIESPLGTIYSSNITPDPEHGIGDWTLADFRAALYDGIDEEGRHLYPAMPSANYRKLSEADIGSLYDYLMNDVEPVANDPPETELSFPFNQRWGLRLWKWVAYKDAGFAPRYGDAVLDRGAYLVEGPGHCSACHSPRTALFVQSGYTPDDSAFLSGGIIDGWAVPALRGPGSASAMWDEAQMVAFLQSGRNAHSGVAGEMALVVDESLQYMTDADVTAVARYLRHVATDDDALDTPALASADPADTETAAMLLAASPDMELGARLYLDNCNACHFNTGMGADEVFPELVGNSTVLADEPDGFLHVILNGAQLPSTATRPSRLRMPPFRDRLSDDEVAALATFVRQAWGNDAAPIAAATVGGVRKKTSDSDIIR
- a CDS encoding DUF6789 family protein, which encodes MKNVSAGLVAGFVATVVLSAMMVVKGMMGVMPELDVAAMIGMMMGASVAVGWIIHFMIGTIAWGGGFALLYDVIPGGSAVGKGIVFGVAAWLGMMIVVMPMAGAGFFGMNLGVMAPIMTLLLHIVYGAVLGGVYGMLLQRRTLNAA
- a CDS encoding gluconate 2-dehydrogenase subunit 3 family protein; amino-acid sequence: MASGLAGTALVSLARPVFGQATVPALTDYIPTAFSAEEWAFVQAATSRLIPSEGEGPGAAEARVAVFIDRQLADDFGTAADWYMKGPHDPGADPLLGFQSSLSPAQIYRDGIKAFDDWCRENKGAAFAELDPVAQDASLTALDGGEVNLPDALRDFFDVLLQNTKEGYFSDPRYGGNHGMSGWVHIGFPGARASFLEWNDPAMDNVAYPLGPVSIAGERT
- a CDS encoding NADP-dependent oxidoreductase — encoded protein: MSQSLTINRQLVLAERPQGEPNKDTLRLETSTVPKPAPGQILLRTEYLSLDPYMRGRMSDAPSYAAPVALGAVMEGGTVAQVVVSHLEGFNPGDWVLCANGWQDFAVSDGEGVTVLGPDLAHPSWALGIMGMPGFTAWAGLTQIGLPKPDETVCVAAATGPVGATVGQIAKLMGCTVVGIAGGAEKCAFAVNDLGFDACIDHKSDGFANQLKAATPKGIDVYFENVGGAVFDAVLPLLNTAARIPLCGLVSGYNATALPTGPDRMGWLMGQILRKRLTMRGFIIFQDFGHLYPEFATAMTDWLAAGKIHYREEVIEGLEAAPRAFIGLLRGESFGKRVIHVGPEKMIENKEGVI